From a region of the Deltaproteobacteria bacterium genome:
- a CDS encoding cell division protein FtsL yields MPLAVTGARYRPRTVRNQTKISKFARVRTRFLGFVAVVFLFTVAIALLRTWFNIQLVNLGYSINRQIELKEELVQKNKMLTFEVQKLKNLTHIEEIAKNEFKMNMPAKGQIVYLSQLQAQPGEVNLAQLLHAEEPPSPVVPVPKVKKPTGASKEKMKVAKNSKTESTKGTLELKIAAKPKQESKLVVPATILKKRM; encoded by the coding sequence ATGCCTCTTGCCGTCACGGGTGCACGTTATCGGCCCCGCACTGTTCGTAATCAAACTAAAATATCTAAGTTTGCCCGCGTTCGAACCAGATTTTTAGGTTTTGTAGCGGTGGTGTTTTTGTTTACGGTTGCCATTGCCTTGCTACGTACCTGGTTTAATATTCAGTTGGTTAATCTTGGCTACAGTATCAATCGACAAATTGAACTGAAAGAAGAACTCGTTCAAAAAAACAAAATGCTTACTTTTGAAGTTCAAAAATTGAAAAACCTGACCCACATTGAAGAAATTGCAAAAAACGAATTTAAGATGAACATGCCAGCGAAAGGGCAAATTGTTTATTTAAGCCAACTCCAGGCGCAACCTGGTGAAGTTAATTTAGCTCAATTGTTGCATGCTGAAGAACCTCCCTCCCCTGTTGTGCCGGTACCGAAAGTGAAAAAACCAACCGGAGCAAGCAAAGAAAAAATGAAGGTGGCAAAAAATTCTAAGACTGAGTCAACCAAGGGTACACTTGAGTTAAAAATTGCGGCTAAACCTAAACAAGAATCCAAGTTGGTCGTGC
- the rsmH gene encoding 16S rRNA (cytosine(1402)-N(4))-methyltransferase RsmH — protein MTIKPGIEQGEFIHQPVMVQEVLTHLQLKPGMVVIDGTVGLGGHAGEILKVIAPSGRMLALDRDEAALERAKVNLKAWESQTLFYHSTYDRMEERWRSSGSPAASAILLDLGVSSLQIDDASRGFSFLEDAPLDMRMNCEDELTAAEIVNHYSEARLVQVLRDYGEETAAPKIAERILFERRKNPITTTKQLATLVIKAMPWLKRGRIHPATRTFQALRIEVNRELQILEKFLAAPMPFLQKGGRLAVLSFHSLEDRRVKQFGKNREAFKKIHKKPLTPSFEEVKHNPRCRSAKLRVFEKIGD, from the coding sequence ATGACAATCAAACCTGGCATTGAGCAGGGCGAATTTATTCACCAACCGGTGATGGTGCAGGAGGTATTAACCCACCTGCAGTTGAAGCCCGGCATGGTGGTCATCGATGGAACCGTGGGTTTAGGTGGTCATGCAGGGGAGATTTTAAAAGTCATTGCCCCGAGTGGGCGAATGCTTGCTTTGGATCGAGATGAAGCAGCTTTGGAGCGGGCAAAAGTCAACCTGAAGGCCTGGGAGAGCCAGACGCTCTTTTATCATTCGACCTACGATCGCATGGAAGAGCGCTGGCGGTCTTCGGGAAGCCCTGCTGCTTCGGCTATTTTGTTGGATTTGGGAGTAAGTAGTTTGCAGATCGATGATGCTAGTCGTGGCTTTAGTTTTTTGGAGGATGCTCCGTTGGATATGCGAATGAACTGCGAAGATGAATTAACAGCAGCCGAAATAGTTAATCATTATTCGGAGGCGCGCTTGGTTCAAGTGTTGCGAGATTATGGTGAAGAAACAGCAGCGCCCAAAATAGCCGAGCGGATTCTTTTTGAAAGAAGGAAAAATCCAATTACCACAACCAAGCAATTAGCAACGTTAGTCATTAAGGCCATGCCGTGGTTGAAGCGCGGTAGAATTCATCCCGCAACGCGCACCTTTCAGGCCTTGCGGATTGAGGTGAATCGAGAACTGCAAATTTTAGAAAAATTTTTAGCAGCCCCCATGCCCTTTTTACAAAAAGGCGGAAGATTAGCTGTTTTAAGTTTTCATTCTTTAGAAGATCGCAGGGTAAAACAGTTTGGGAAAAATCGCGAAGCTTTCAAAAAGATCCACAAAAAGCCCTTAACCCCGAGTTTTGAAGAAGTAAAACACAACCCGCGTTGTCGAAGTGCCAAGCTAAGAGTGTTTGAAAAGATAGGTGATTAA
- a CDS encoding STAS domain-containing protein produces MFSLRQVQDVAVINLLGEIDDLSLNIVGNMIHDLLEVSMNKVVLNFELVEHVNYKSLAALLDQTLKIRKLSGDIKCAHMSTYTWEIFKFVGADQVLKIYDSVDDAVMSFDYKNDDNQTWH; encoded by the coding sequence ATGTTTTCTTTGCGACAGGTGCAAGATGTGGCGGTCATCAATTTATTAGGAGAGATTGATGACCTGAGCCTTAACATTGTTGGCAACATGATTCACGATCTGCTTGAAGTAAGCATGAACAAGGTCGTGCTTAACTTTGAGCTGGTGGAACATGTAAATTATAAATCGCTGGCTGCCTTGCTCGATCAAACTTTAAAAATCCGAAAACTGAGTGGCGATATCAAGTGTGCCCACATGAGCACTTACACCTGGGAGATCTTTAAGTTTGTGGGCGCCGATCAAGTTTTGAAGATTTATGATTCGGTTGACGATGCGGTTATGAGTTTTGACTACAAGAACGATGACAATCAAACCTGGCATTGA
- the mraZ gene encoding division/cell wall cluster transcriptional repressor MraZ, whose translation MTMFRGRFEANIDEKGRVSVPAKFREILSTQDDEKLIVTTFDDCLWAYPTKEWTKIEEKVAALPQFKTEVKALQRVFVSGAMECPIDRQGRIIVPPSLRDYAFFKREVVFVGMTRKIEIWAKEKWEQVFKTAQEKISESNGGLPDLGI comes from the coding sequence ATGACGATGTTTCGCGGTCGATTCGAAGCTAATATTGATGAAAAAGGTAGGGTCTCGGTACCGGCTAAGTTTCGAGAGATTCTTTCTACCCAAGATGATGAAAAACTCATCGTGACCACCTTTGATGATTGTCTATGGGCCTACCCCACCAAAGAGTGGACCAAAATCGAAGAAAAAGTAGCTGCCTTGCCCCAATTTAAAACTGAGGTGAAGGCACTGCAGCGCGTGTTTGTTTCAGGCGCCATGGAATGCCCTATCGATCGGCAAGGCAGGATCATCGTCCCCCCCAGTTTAAGGGATTATGCCTTTTTTAAACGAGAAGTAGTTTTTGTGGGCATGACTCGCAAGATTGAAATTTGGGCCAAAGAAAAATGGGAACAAGTGTTTAAGACCGCCCAAGAAAAAATTTCAGAATCAAACGGCGGATTGCCTGACTTAGGAATTTAA
- a CDS encoding ATP phosphoribosyltransferase produces the protein MSQKKELRLGVPKGSLEESTVNLFKKAGYRITLGSRSYVPKFDDPEISSLLIRSQEMARYVQQGVLDAGLCGRDWVMENDANVHEVSELRYSKATLNPVRWVIAVPNDSPVKGVKDLQGKRIATELVNYTKRYLKKQGVTADVEFSWGATEVKPPVLADAIVELTETGSSLRANNLRIVESILESVTVLIANKNAWKDPWKREKLENIAILLKGSILAEAKVGLKMNVLEKNLESVSKLLPAINAPTISHLSQKGWVSVEVIVDEKIVRDIIPALKRAGAQGIVEYPLNKVIP, from the coding sequence ATGAGTCAGAAAAAAGAATTACGTTTGGGTGTGCCTAAGGGGAGTTTAGAAGAGTCGACCGTGAATTTGTTTAAAAAGGCGGGGTATCGCATTACCTTGGGGAGCAGGTCCTATGTGCCCAAGTTTGATGATCCAGAAATTTCGTCATTGCTCATCCGTTCTCAGGAAATGGCTCGCTATGTGCAGCAAGGGGTGTTGGATGCTGGGCTGTGTGGCCGAGATTGGGTGATGGAAAATGATGCCAATGTGCACGAGGTTAGTGAACTGCGTTATTCGAAGGCAACTTTAAACCCGGTGCGTTGGGTGATCGCCGTGCCTAATGATTCTCCCGTCAAAGGGGTGAAAGATTTGCAAGGCAAACGGATTGCCACGGAATTGGTTAATTACACCAAGCGCTATCTTAAAAAGCAGGGGGTCACCGCTGATGTCGAATTCTCTTGGGGTGCAACCGAGGTGAAGCCGCCGGTGTTGGCCGATGCGATTGTAGAATTGACCGAAACCGGTTCGAGTTTACGGGCCAATAATTTGCGGATTGTAGAATCTATTTTAGAATCGGTGACCGTGCTGATTGCCAATAAAAATGCGTGGAAAGACCCTTGGAAGCGCGAAAAACTTGAAAACATTGCGATATTGCTCAAAGGGTCTATTTTGGCGGAGGCCAAAGTAGGGCTTAAAATGAATGTTTTAGAAAAAAATTTAGAAAGTGTTTCCAAACTGCTTCCGGCCATCAATGCCCCAACGATTTCACACTTAAGCCAAAAAGGGTGGGTAAGTGTGGAAGTCATTGTGGATGAAAAAATTGTGCGAGATATTATCCCGGCCCTGAAACGCGCGGGAGCCCAAGGGATTGTTGAATATCCTTTAAACAAGGTCATCCCCTAA
- a CDS encoding CPBP family intramembrane metalloprotease — protein sequence MLRTKNLPITLIYILYCFSLAFYFGLSTQFEKTWGLWGVAIGQGVIFALIPFLFVKLFSTTSLRYVFPLTKPRYQDLLLVILLSALVIVLANFVLNLQNQYWPLPKPEVQYYQNLIRHKNWFVLSKKLLLLAFVPAFCEEIFFRGLIQFSLAKRFSNMVTIGLSGLLFAIAHFDIYYFGYFLLLGIFFAYLRHYYRSVTHPMLAHLLNNLYSLI from the coding sequence TTGTTACGAACCAAAAATCTCCCCATCACTCTAATTTATATTTTATATTGCTTTAGCTTGGCTTTCTATTTTGGCTTAAGCACCCAATTCGAAAAAACTTGGGGTTTGTGGGGTGTTGCCATAGGGCAGGGAGTCATCTTTGCACTTATTCCCTTTCTTTTTGTAAAACTCTTTTCAACCACTTCCCTCCGTTATGTTTTCCCGCTTACTAAACCCCGTTATCAGGATTTATTACTCGTTATCTTATTGAGTGCTTTGGTGATCGTTTTGGCTAACTTTGTGCTTAACTTGCAAAATCAATATTGGCCATTGCCTAAACCCGAAGTGCAATATTATCAAAACCTCATTCGTCATAAGAACTGGTTTGTGTTAAGTAAAAAACTACTGTTACTAGCGTTCGTCCCAGCTTTTTGTGAAGAAATTTTTTTTCGGGGACTGATTCAATTTAGTTTGGCCAAAAGATTTTCAAATATGGTAACGATTGGTTTATCAGGTTTACTATTTGCCATTGCCCATTTTGATATTTATTATTTTGGCTATTTTCTTTTATTAGGGATTTTTTTCGCGTATTTACGGCATTATTATCGTAGTGTCACTCACCCTATGCTTGCCCACTTACTCAATAATCTTTATAGCTTGATATGA